TATAGAAATGATAAGCGAGTCATTCCTCATACCTAAAAAACTCGTGCGTGTGGTTCTGAGCGGTCTTGGATGATTTGTGGATGTGCCATGGTCCACCCTAATGTGATGTGTTAGGTTCCGGAAGGCAACCAATCTGGTAGCTAGATATGCCTTAAAGAATACATGCCCGTGTGTTATCTGATATTGAATCCTGTGCTCCTTATCTTCTCCGAAGAGGTTGCATCTTGTGTTTGGTTATTTTTTGACTCGTTCCAGATGTGTGAATTTTGTAACTAGTGCCATGATTTTTCAAATGTGTAATACGCTTAAGTGTCTTGTGATGGTCTTTTGGGTTGCTAGTTTAGGTTGATCTAGGTGTTTGGAGGATGTGTATTAAGATGTACATATTATATCTTGCTCTTTGATGGTCAAAATGGTTCTTATTGGACTGTTGTTATATCTTAGGCATCAGCTAGATGGACCTATCAATATATGAGGAAGAGGATGTCAATTTGCCGGGTTGGTAAATTTTGTttgtatttatataaaatacctGGATTTGATCCCGTCTTCATGCCATCATCTCTCCATTGTTTTCTAAACTCTAGAGGTGTTAAATGGGACCTTGCAAATGCACTTTGGGAAATTAAAGGTCCATCAAGagctttttttgtgtgtgtgtgtgtgtgtgtgtgtgtgttttgatTGACCATCAAAAGTTAAAGGGTTGTCTCTGGCTCTGTCTTCTCAATAAGCTTAATACTAGAGATAAGTTTTTCTTTCTGAGATTTCCATCTAGCTATTTGCATGCTTATTGCTGTGGTTGGCAGGAAAGAAACACGCAAATTTtctgttagcataattttaaagaTCATGTAACAAGCTACATCAaccataatatatttttttttgttagcatattattattttttgttagtataattttattaaAGTGATTTTAGAAAACACATAATAACctgtaatattattttttattagcataattttatatcagcctatattatttttttttgtatagagtctgtacataaatatatattatctcTTAGATGCACCAAATGTGATggaacaaaaaattaaaattatttttttttgtttttgtttttctcttttttaccAATATTTTAACATCTTTCTCAGCCTGGCCTTCCGCCGTCCCTTCAAAAATTATGCTTCTCTTGAATGACAGGTCTATCGTCCCTTCAGGAGTTACCCGGTTTTGGTAAGATctgggagaaaattaaaagcatCTCTATGACTTCTGTATGACCTTCTACCTAGGCTTAGCCACACGAGCTCCTACCTCTGCGACATCTTCTAGCTGGGCGTGCATACACCCGTCTAGATCACATTGCCTCGTCCTCCTCTGCGCCATCGAAGATTTAAGCCTCCTGGTTGTCGTCTTTACTCTATTGCTGGTTTGATCTCATTGCCTACTGTTGGTTCTGCCAATATCCTATTTCTACTGCTCTGTCGTCACATTCTTGTGCATTCTTCAATAAAATTGGTGGCTAATAGAGGGATACTCTCCTTAACCTCCTTTTCatcgagggaaaaaaaaaaaaaaactattttagttttcctgaaaaaagaaaaaaagctatGACAATGGTATTAGTTTCTCAAGTTCATGGAGTTATGTTCCAGCTTAACGTTCCATACCTGGATTAAATAGATCCCAATGAAGCACTAATCTGTCCATCGgatactttctctttcttgagagcaAAAAGCAGGCCAACGTGGCTACCCACATCAAAATTTGTTACCCAAAGGGTTCAGGTTAGAATGAATCGGAACCGTCTCTTAATTAGCGGATCAAGATCATGCCTTTAATGATGGTTAATTACTTTAAATACATTTGAATCACATATTACCACTACTGGTCAGCTCATTTTGATTGGCTAGTTAGTTCAAGTCGGCACTTCAGTAAACACCGAGGTCAATAGTTCCGTTGATTACCGAGTAAGCTAGTGGCTCACTCGGCTACTAAGATTGTTAAAATAGTTGCAGaagtagagaaaaaaaaattttattttttcatttcatCATATTCAGTACACCTTAGAAGTTATATATACTCATGTAcaaattctataaaaaaaataatataagttgatataaaattatgctaataaaaaaaaataatactcgcTGATATAAATTATCGTGTGATCTTTGAAATCACTCTAATAATattatgctaataaaaaaataatactgacTGTTACagaatcatgctaataaaaaaaaaactataccgACCAATATAGGATCAagctaataaatttttttaatatgagCTAATGTAGATTATTACATgatttctaaaattatgctaataaagaTTGACGGTCAACAAGGCCCCACTCAAATCAGGCAATCCAGGGGTTCGCATGAGATTTCCAAATCCGACTGCTACAGTAGAATGAGCCAGAGCAAGGATACTACTTCTGGGAAGATGGTTGATTAAATGATATTCCACTGGTGCGTTATCTGTTGTAAAAGttaattgttttttcttttttgaaagggTAACTCATtgctaggggtggcaaaatatgacccgacttgccaacccgacccgtattcgacccgccataaacaggtttggatttggcctaaacaggttcggatcgtaaacaggtcgacctgtttaacctgtttattaattgggtcggatacgggttttagatgtctgacccgtttaaacatttaacccgtttaactgttgggcaggttaaacaggtctaaacaggttaaacgggttaaacaggttaaactggtctaaacaggttaaacgggtctaaacaggtcgggttggacaggttaaataggttgggttggacagattaaacaggtctaaacaggttaaacgggtcaggttgggcaaacaggttaaacaggtcgggtcgggttgggtaaacaggttacctgtttattaaacaggttaaacgggtcgggtcgggttacctgtttaataaacaggccaggttcaggtttgcaattcctgacccgtttaataaacaggtcgggttcagatttatagttttctgatccgacctgtatttgacccgacctgtttatgcctgatccgacccgattgccatccCTACTCATTGCAGGCCGATTTGTGGTGATCTTAAGGACAGCCGTGTGCAAATTTAAATGCGGCTCTAGAGTTTAACAGTACCTGACTTTTCTTCGGCTCGAGAGGTAGCATCAAACGCAAAAGGCGTCTAGAAAGCCCAACTTAAAGACAAACCTGGTAGATCTCTCCAAGTTATCTCACGTCCCGTCAAGATCATGGAAGAAGTAGGGCGGCATCTTACGGCTTCTTGCACGCTCGATTTATTCTTCCCAAGGCTTGTTTTGCGGTGCATCTCTTTTTTGTCATCAACTTCTCGATTGGCATCTTTTGTCATCACATCATGACTTATTCcttagtgaatatcaaaatatGCTCTCATGTTGCCAATTGGATCTTTCAATTGGAAATTTGAGAATATGCTCTCCATGGGGAGAATATTGGATATCTTGATTTCGACTCCAATCAGCCCCATTAACTTCAGCTATAATTGAGGCGAATGACTTCGGAGTAAACCGAGGTGCTACTTTGGTCACAACGATAAAAACTAGCAATTATGTCAACATTGTATTTAATGCATGATCTACGTGACTGCCACTATGTATTGCTTGCGTGAAACAGTTACCACGCTATTAACATATAGCTGATTATTGCCACACAGTTAAGGACTTAAGGCACGTCGCGCCAAATTAGCTAACGAACGCATATTTTATGCTATATAAAGAGATAGCTGGAGGATCCTTACGTAAGCTGATTTTCACTCTTCTACACTGTTGTTCTAGtattctgacttaagcatcgaacGATTTTTTACCAGAAACTTTTTTGCAAATAGACTTCTTGCAGGTTGTCATTAATCATGATCAGTTCTTATTCACCTCGGTCTCTCCCGACTttacttttctttgatttttactGATCATAGAGCATACCGAGCAATGGCCGACCTCTGCTCAAAATTTAACGGCAATAAGTAACAATAAGATTCGTCTCTAATGCTATAGACTCCACTTTTTGTATCCCCTTCCCCAGCCATCTCTGTGATCCCTCCACCAACATAGAGAATGCTGTTATCCTAGCATCCGTATCCTCATCCCAGTTCTGGGCATCTTCTTATCACAGACGTGGAACAAGCGATCGACGAGGTTCGCTGGACATGTATACCATAAATAAAGTAGATTTGTGACGGTAACAGCATTGCGGTGTTTTGACGCTTCAAAACATAGGGAAGTTTTTATATGTGACAAATAGTTAAGAAATTGAAATCATGGAGAAAAGCAACACAAGAAATTGGGGTTTAATCAGTGACGTGACAGCCCATTTAAACTCTCCGACATAATTATCTGTTCCAAATAATTGACCATGGATGTAGATATTGATTTaagatgcaaatatcaattcttTATCTAGTACAATCACAACCATTCCTACGAAGCATATGTGCTCGGCCCATGTATTGGTTATATTTAGCTTCGTAAAACTTACAAGCGCTGGGTTCTTTAGTTCTTTCCGTGGGTCCATGCGCACGCAGCTCCAAAGAATCATCCAGCCGGCAACAACCTTTTggttttcactttttttttttttttcctccttggaCCCCACATGTTAGTGAGTGGGTGGCGTGGCGGGCGATTTTAGGAGCTGGTGCCTGCTGGTATGGTTGTTCTCTTCTTCGTAAAAGTGCGGACGCCCCTTGTTTTCTACTGTTCACACGATTATCGACGGGGACTCAACAGCTGGCGCCAGGTCGCGACCGTACACGCGTCGGGTCACTCCCAAGGTTTCCGAGTTACCGCCGGTTAACGTACGCACGGTTATTCTTTTCCTTCGCGTTGGACTTGGGAGAGGTATCACATCCTCCTCGGTACGGCAAAATGCAAACAATAAACACGCCGAAAAAGTTTTTTATTTTCGATCAGAGCTTGTGGTGGTGATAGCTCAACTCTATTATTCCTTGACATTTCCTTCTACCAAAGTAGCATCAGAAGAACCCGCTGCTAGTGGTTTCCCAGGCCGGTTAAGAGCTTCGCCGCCGGGCCTGGCCTCACAGAATTGTTAATATTTAAACAATTACACAACTCCAGTTTGTTTATTAAAATGACGACACAAGCATCTTTTATTGAAGACGAAATCAAACCAGCAGGCAACAACagcagaggaagaagagagacaatctctcttcttcatctctaaaaacacacacacaacaCAACACACACCTCCAAGATACAAGCGTACTACGTTTAGCCCTCAAGCACTCCCAAAGCTTACTACAACCCCTGATTCAAAGACAGACAGGGGGAGACACCCCCAGACCTCAACCCATCCAGCAACCACCGGAACCAAGGCTTCACCctgctattattattattattattattagtccACCAGCTTAACTCGTTATGGCAATTAGATGGCAAGGACGAGGCCGGGGAGGGACTTCCGGCCCCGGTCGGGGAGCCTGCTCTGCCAGACGGGCAGGCAGTGAGGGTTGGGCACGTTGGaggtagaagaagaagagtcgCCGGAGCCGACGCGCGTGACGGTGACGGAGGTGTCGAAGTACTCCCTCACCTGGGTGATTATCCCATCCGCGCTCACGGTCCAGGCGTGGACCCAGCAGGAGGAGCGCGCGCGGTCGGTGCCCTCGACGAGGACGGTGGAGCCGAAGGCCTCGATGGACAGGGGAAGGAACTCGAATGTCTCCTCGGGAGAGGCGCCGGTGAGGAGGCGCATCATGTGCTGGTGAGAAGGAGGGCCATGGAACCACCACTCGATGTCCGGGGCCAACAGCTGGTGCACCCTCTCCACGTCCCGCGAGTTTAAGGCCTCATACAGCTCTCCCGCCACCCGCTTGTTCCTCTCTTCCTCCGCGTCCGCAACTTCTATCTCGTCTTGGTTAGCCAGCTCCGAACGAGCCCCTGGGCTCTAGCTTCCCCAACAACAACCGACGAAAGcgtaaagaaaaaagagaggtaTGGAAGCTAGGAAATACTTGACCAAAGGCTTTGGAGTTTAGGCTTTGGTCGAGCGAGGAGAAGGGTGCGAGGAACGAATCAGGGAGGAGGAAGTGGGGATGGGGGGCACGGGGTTTTATAGATACTTGGATGGGGTGCGTGTGCGTTCCCCGGGGCCCACACAGAAGTGGAGCAGGTCTTTCTTGGCCGACTAGTATAGGTTTTGTGTTAAAAAGTGTTTGATGATATGTGTGAACTGGCGTGGAACCCATTGTCTCTGCTTGTGGTCGGCTCGGCTTTAGTGCGCATCTGGGCTGTGGCATGCGGGGAAGGCAGCTTAGCGTGGGGTTCTTTTACAGGACAAAGTGATTTGTATAAGGCAGTGGAGCCCTGTGGTGGGCGGCGATTGGTTTCTAGCATGCTGTCCTTATTATTGTTTGGCCGGCATGCGTATTTGCTGGTTTCACTGCTTTACTTTGCTGTTGGCCACTTCTTAACCCTCCTGAGGAGTTAATTTGGGAAAAGCTTCTTTTAAAAGAAATCTAGGAAAAGCACCAACATTTTAATCTGTACCTAACTTTTCGTTGAATGAATTGACATCATGCCACAACTTATTATTATTGTCCTCAGTCCTCATTATCAGCTTAGCTGTTATTATCGTCCACATTATCACTTGTAGTGCATGCCCGAGCCATGCTAAGCGGGGAAGGTAGATCGTTGTTTAATTCGTATGTAAGAAAGCGATCGGTGTTGATATCGACTAGTTTATCGGCTAGTGCATTCAAATTGTCCAATCCTTATTAGGGACAATGGCCACATATAGTCATGCTGATTCATTAGTCGTTAAATATGGTATCCTTTCTCTTGTGGCATCTGTTGCTTATTAGACAATCTTAGCTTGTCCATTGATATGGGACAAGTAATGTAACATTATTAGCTGATTGCATCAGATTGCTCTTTATTTACTGACTCATTGCACAAAAATTGGACTGGAGCTATTCTTTGTCTGTACTACATATCCTTGACGTGGAAGACATCTTTTATCATTCAGTTTTATCCATGAAGGTTGGTTGATTTCCATAACATGAACAGAAGTGGTACGATTGGATTAGATGGACGAGATTATAACTCCACATCCTAGCACAAAACATGTTAATTAAATTTTTCTTGAGCATAACATGGAGCAATAAGAACAATTGAACCAGAGAGCGACAATGTTTAAACTCCATTATTTGATGGAACCCCCCCTATCCTTGGGATCCTCAGGGCGAGAAAAAAGCTATCTTGAACATGCTTTACTCCATCCATTGCTTCAAAGATGAGCAAGAGTGAGAACAACTCATGCCGACCGAGACAGTAGAAAGAAACGGCACTGGGGGCCCTCCAGCTGTCATCTTACTATGGCTCGTGAGAACGACTTCTGAGCTCGCTAACTATGATGTTACTGAGGCCAAtatctatgggttcttccttgaTTAAAAAATTTACAGGGCACATCATCTTATTTTTATCAAACAATTGgattttccttttaaaaaaagtatttttatCCACGATCTCCGATCTTTGTAGGCCAGCAGATCCATTTATCTCAGGGATCTAGGGGTCCACTTCATTAAGGATTCTGGTCCAGCATGACTACGGCTTGACCATGCCCATCCTTTATTTCTATCATGGCCTACCAGTTGGTTCGGTGTTATTCCAGTCAGGTCTAgtatttatttatcttttttctttttgttgaggTGTAGGTCTAGTATTTATCTATCGTTCGGACCTTTGGACTTCTAGAGGTTTTGTTAGTTCAATCTGGTCTTTCGTCTAACTTAACGTGCACGCCATGTTCATACCTTTTTGCCAGGCAATTAGAGGTCTTCGATTCAAATTCTGAATGCTGCATTCCGAGTACTAGGAGCTGGGTAATTTTAATATGTACAAGTCTTTAATTGTCACCttctcaggaaaaaaaaaacgaaaaatcTATTAGTAAGATGTTAGGTTGAGACATGCATCATCGATCGATCGGCCCATCTTCGAGTCCATTTGAGAGAAGGCTAACGGTTGTTCAAGGGGCATACATGTGTAATTCAACGGTGCATGCATGTTTATATTGGCTTTCAAGTGAGCTACTCTTGGGAGAAGGTTCTCCAACTTACATACAGTACGAGCTCAACAGATTAGCTCGATGAATTAGTATGTTGTTTCCAGAATTTTCTGCAttaagaatacctctaatgtggaTACATATGCGAACAACAAATAAGTTAAGAAAACATTGAGCTTATGTGTAAATTCCTGGTTGGTGTGTTTGCTTGTGGATTCACATGCCGAATTTTCGAAGCAATCATCATGAAATTGTACAAAGCTGGAGCTTTTCATACTGCTTCTTTTCTTAGATTGATTCGGGGATTAATTCTATGTCAAGGGCACATAAGATTGTTCTatcaaagaaaagagagagagagtaccgtgtgagagagaagaaaaatgcTGTTGCGGACCCTAATAGCCGGAggcttgggttgtatctttcgcgcaggatgatttcctttcttttatgatgtcaACTGTTGGAACAAGCAATAACCATGTCAAGATTTGTGCAGAAAGGTAGATGAAAGAGATTAGAGTGCTTTAAAATTTGTGCAAGATATGATGCAACAGTTAGTATTGTTTTTGATGTAAAAGGAGGCAAGAAGAAGCCGCCCGGCTTTTATTGAAGATTAATCATATTTATAACAGCAATGAGTTACATTGTcaaaaggaggagaggaacAGATGTGAAAAAAAGAAGCTAAATGGCCCCAAACCAAGTGTCTGATAATTATGACAGAAAATGTTGATCTTCGTAAGAAGTAGTGGAGGAAAGGACTTCATCCAGACCTACAAGTAGGAGCATTCATTTCCTGAAAGTTCCAAGCaatttcacaaaaattttcAAGCCAATATTTTTTTGTTGTACCATTCTCTTTTGAACATGAAGAACTCTATTTTATTGATCTTAGAAGACTAAGTTGTTGTACCCCTTCTCACATCCGAATgagacttaaaaaaaaaaggcagtagAATGCAGAATGGCTACAAGCTCCAAATTTtacaggaaaaaaaatcaaactacATTAGTCACGCATAAGCTTAGAGACCGTATTCTTTACTTTGGATAAAGGTCTTTCTAGCTCTATCTACGTAATAGGATCGCATACGGTTAGCATTGTGAGAAAAAAGATCCACCGTTCTTTTGCACGAAAGACACAATTGGAGGCATAGATCTATCATGAAATAGGAAAAGTTTGTTGTTTGCCCTGGCTCTCGGATATATTTGAAAGTGTTTTCCCTCCCTGAAGCTAAATTATCGAGCTATTCATGTTTCCCTTGGACACTAAACAATCGAAATATGAGACCGAattttttcatgaaaaagtTGTTTGGTAGAGGCCAATCAAGCTTTGCACTATAACCATGAACTTTAGGGAGCTGATGTGGGTGCTGATGCACGACCCTTGGAATTGGATAGCCATCTACCAAGAGATTCGCATTGCTAAGAGAATCTATGCTTTCTATATTTTCAAACTTTATTCACTGTTTTAAAAAGACGGAATGTTCTTAGTTGGATGATACAGAGACAAATCTTCCAAGTGGGAAAATTGATTCCATCACTACGTTGTGatcagatatttttttttttgttcttttttgagAAAAGTTGTGCTTAGGAAAGTTATGGATGTCTACTCTCAACATAAAAGTTATAGATGTCCACAATGACCGGCCACTGATAGGTTAAGACGTGTAAATTCTGATTCATTTTGCCCAAGATTACTTTCGTTTCAGGTGAAGTCTTCACCTAGTAGATCCAAACATGGAGAAATTATTAGCTGGACCAAGTTTATCATGGACCATAAATAAATTCATTCTAGCACGTGTTGCTATTACATAtataaagaaggaagaggaggaaaaggagaTTACTATTATATGTGTTACTTTCTAGTTGGATTTGTTCATGATCGATGTGATCTAACTAATATTTTTCTGGATTTTAGATGGACCCTCCCATCTCCACTTGTGTGAGAATCTAAGCTAGTGTTGGTTTCCTTACTAAAACAATTGATTGAAAATTGGATATAGACATATGGTATCACTTTTTGATGAGCCAAAGCAAATTATTAATCGTATCAAACGGTTAGAAACATGGGCGGTCTCCATGCCAAATCTTACTTTGATCAGGTTCAAAAACTAACAAAAGAAGCTAATCACAGAGAGTTTatttttccatgcctatgtacTATGTCAGCATCCGTTATGAGTGGAAGAGCAtaagagaaatttttttttttttttttttggtaaatcggcCGCTCACACATGACGAGCGTGAAGCTGgcctacaaaatcagaaaacaaaatgctaCGCAAGGACGCAGGCACAGCATCGTGGCCTGTCCAAAGAAAATCTCCCGAATGATGAGCCGCGAAAGAAGCAACCCAGTCAGCCGCACCATTTGCCTCCCGATATACGTGCGAGGCTTGGTAGGAGACAGTCTCCCCCAACGCTCTACGAATATCGAGAAGCAGCGGCCGGTCGTCGACTGAGTACCCCCCTCCCCGGATCCACCCAACCACCGTGGTCGAGTCTCCCTCGAGAAGGAAGTGACCCTCACCAagtacccgcctcgcataggagaC
The Phoenix dactylifera cultivar Barhee BC4 chromosome 3, palm_55x_up_171113_PBpolish2nd_filt_p, whole genome shotgun sequence DNA segment above includes these coding regions:
- the LOC120110164 gene encoding wound-induced protein 1-like, which codes for MMRLLTGASPEETFEFLPLSIEAFGSTVLVEGTDRARSSCWVHAWTVSADGIITQVREYFDTSVTVTRVGSGDSSSSTSNVPNPHCLPVWQSRLPDRGRKSLPGLVLAI